TGCGTCAACCCCGCCAGTGCGGCCGACTCTTCGGCCAGCGGATAACAGTCGGTTCCGTTAGCTTCCCAGGGTTGTCGTGCCTACGGCCCGGGTCGCCGTACCGACCGTTGGGTTCAAGCGGCGCGGCGGCGCTGAAGGGATTCGGCCAGGAGCAGCTTGATGAGCGCTTGGTACGGGACGTCGCGCGCCGAGGCGTAGGCCTTCAACTGGTTGAGCAGCGTGGAAGGCAGTCGGATCGACACCACCTGGGTGGGAGGCACGCGCGGCAGCTCGATCCCGAGCTGCTTCAGCGTCAGGGGCTTCGTCGCGT
This sequence is a window from Candidatus Eisenbacteria bacterium. Protein-coding genes within it:
- a CDS encoding CopG family antitoxin, with translation MKRKPRAAKRRRVEIKDYDTQDTSGMIDATKPLTLKQLGIELPRVPPTQVVSIRLPSTLLNQLKAYASARDVPYQALIKLLLAESLQRRRAA